A single window of Falco rusticolus isolate bFalRus1 chromosome 16, bFalRus1.pri, whole genome shotgun sequence DNA harbors:
- the LOC119158208 gene encoding TLC domain-containing protein 5-like isoform X3 — MRHILSFMERMLFPLPVRVACSLLAWLALYTWFCHRYKHRNYEWSCRLVTLTHGILATCLSAYIGFIDGPWPLSHPGSPNTTLQVHVLCLSLGYFLFDLCWCVYFQAEGALMLAHHLVSILGITASLALGESAAEVNAVIFGSEITNPLLQARWFLKEMGCYHSFTGDVVDFFFVVLFTGVRIGVGAWLMYCELASPKPRWYIKLGGVIMYAVSWVFMVSICRFARRKSMKKYHAWRSRRTDELYLKTNGHLKKH, encoded by the exons ATGAGACACATCTTATCTTTCATGGAAAG GATGCTGTTCCCCCTGCCTGTGCGAGTAGCCTGCAGTCTGCTTGCCTGGCTGGCTCTCTACACTTGGTTCTGCCATCGTTACAAGCACCGGAATTACGAATGGAGCTGCAGGCTGGTCACGCTAACCCACGGCATCCTTGCTACCTGTCTCTCTGCATACATTGGCTTTATTGATGGTCCCTGGCCTTTGAGTCATCCAG GATCACCAAACACAACTCTTCAGGTACATGTGCTGTGCCTTAGCTTGGGCTACTTCCTCTTCGACCTTTGTTGGTGTGTGTACTTCCAGGCAGAGGGTGCCCTGATGCTGGCCCACCATCTGGTGAGCATCCTGGGCATCACAGCATCATTGGCACTCGGGGAGTCAGCTGCGGAGGTCAACGCCGTCATCTTTGGTAGTGAGATCACCAACCCACTGCTGCAGGCTCGCTGGTTCCTGAAGGAGATGGGGTGTTACCACAGTTTCACAGGTGATGTGGTGGATTTCTTCTTCGTGGTCCTCTTCACTGGGGTGCGGATTGGAGTGGGGGCCTGGCTGATGTACTGCGAGCTTGCTTCTCCCAAACCCAGATGGTACATTAAGCTGGGTGGTGTCATCATGTACGCTGTCTCCTGGGTTTTCATGGTCAGCATCTGCCGCTTTGCTAGGAGGAAGAGCATGAAGAAGTACCACGCTTGGAGGAGTCGGAGGACTGATGAGTTGTACTTGAAAACTAATGGACATCTCAAAAAACACTGA
- the LOC119158208 gene encoding TLC domain-containing protein 5-like isoform X2 has protein sequence MLFPLPVRVACSLLAWLALYTWFCHRYKHRNYEWSCRLVTLTHGILATCLSAYIGFIDGPWPLSHPGSPNTTLQVHVLCLSLGYFLFDLCWCVYFQAEGALMLAHHLVSILGITASLALGESAAEVNAVIFGSEITNPLLQARWFLKEMGCYHSFTGDVVDFFFVVLFTGVRIGVGAWLMYCELASPKPRWYIKLGGVIMYAVSWVFMVSICRFARRKSMKKYHAWRSRRTDELYLKTNGHLKKH, from the exons ATGCTGTTCCCCCTGCCTGTGCGAGTAGCCTGCAGTCTGCTTGCCTGGCTGGCTCTCTACACTTGGTTCTGCCATCGTTACAAGCACCGGAATTACGAATGGAGCTGCAGGCTGGTCACGCTAACCCACGGCATCCTTGCTACCTGTCTCTCTGCATACATTGGCTTTATTGATGGTCCCTGGCCTTTGAGTCATCCAG GATCACCAAACACAACTCTTCAGGTACATGTGCTGTGCCTTAGCTTGGGCTACTTCCTCTTCGACCTTTGTTGGTGTGTGTACTTCCAGGCAGAGGGTGCCCTGATGCTGGCCCACCATCTGGTGAGCATCCTGGGCATCACAGCATCATTGGCACTCGGGGAGTCAGCTGCGGAGGTCAACGCCGTCATCTTTGGTAGTGAGATCACCAACCCACTGCTGCAGGCTCGCTGGTTCCTGAAGGAGATGGGGTGTTACCACAGTTTCACAGGTGATGTGGTGGATTTCTTCTTCGTGGTCCTCTTCACTGGGGTGCGGATTGGAGTGGGGGCCTGGCTGATGTACTGCGAGCTTGCTTCTCCCAAACCCAGATGGTACATTAAGCTGGGTGGTGTCATCATGTACGCTGTCTCCTGGGTTTTCATGGTCAGCATCTGCCGCTTTGCTAGGAGGAAGAGCATGAAGAAGTACCACGCTTGGAGGAGTCGGAGGACTGATGAGTTGTACTTGAAAACTAATGGACATCTCAAAAAACACTGA
- the LOC119158208 gene encoding TLC domain-containing protein 5-like isoform X1, whose amino-acid sequence MVLEPPEAIPGNSCNRPGRKVGHRSSDASSRAAPVLPARLGGCQQDQGCFAIVQLETRVSQSVAWLFLVLFPECSGAMRHILSFMERMLFPLPVRVACSLLAWLALYTWFCHRYKHRNYEWSCRLVTLTHGILATCLSAYIGFIDGPWPLSHPGSPNTTLQVHVLCLSLGYFLFDLCWCVYFQAEGALMLAHHLVSILGITASLALGESAAEVNAVIFGSEITNPLLQARWFLKEMGCYHSFTGDVVDFFFVVLFTGVRIGVGAWLMYCELASPKPRWYIKLGGVIMYAVSWVFMVSICRFARRKSMKKYHAWRSRRTDELYLKTNGHLKKH is encoded by the exons ATGGTACTTGAG CCTCCTGAAGCCATCCCTGGTAATTCTTGCAACAGGCCGGGCAGGAAGGTTGGGCACCGCAGCTCTGACGCCTCGTCACGTGCAGCCCCGGTGCTCCCGGCGCGGCTCGGCGGgtgccagcaggaccagggctgcTTTGCTATTGTGCAACTGGAAACTCGCGTATCCCAGAGCGTGgcttggctttttttggtgCTCTTCCCTGAATGCTCGGGAGCAATGAGACACATCTTATCTTTCATGGAAAG GATGCTGTTCCCCCTGCCTGTGCGAGTAGCCTGCAGTCTGCTTGCCTGGCTGGCTCTCTACACTTGGTTCTGCCATCGTTACAAGCACCGGAATTACGAATGGAGCTGCAGGCTGGTCACGCTAACCCACGGCATCCTTGCTACCTGTCTCTCTGCATACATTGGCTTTATTGATGGTCCCTGGCCTTTGAGTCATCCAG GATCACCAAACACAACTCTTCAGGTACATGTGCTGTGCCTTAGCTTGGGCTACTTCCTCTTCGACCTTTGTTGGTGTGTGTACTTCCAGGCAGAGGGTGCCCTGATGCTGGCCCACCATCTGGTGAGCATCCTGGGCATCACAGCATCATTGGCACTCGGGGAGTCAGCTGCGGAGGTCAACGCCGTCATCTTTGGTAGTGAGATCACCAACCCACTGCTGCAGGCTCGCTGGTTCCTGAAGGAGATGGGGTGTTACCACAGTTTCACAGGTGATGTGGTGGATTTCTTCTTCGTGGTCCTCTTCACTGGGGTGCGGATTGGAGTGGGGGCCTGGCTGATGTACTGCGAGCTTGCTTCTCCCAAACCCAGATGGTACATTAAGCTGGGTGGTGTCATCATGTACGCTGTCTCCTGGGTTTTCATGGTCAGCATCTGCCGCTTTGCTAGGAGGAAGAGCATGAAGAAGTACCACGCTTGGAGGAGTCGGAGGACTGATGAGTTGTACTTGAAAACTAATGGACATCTCAAAAAACACTGA
- the LOC119158210 gene encoding TLC domain-containing protein 5-like encodes MVSVVLEVGASLAAWLLLYCCCRRWGKRRSCEWSCRLVTLLHGVIVTCLSGYVALLDGPWPLTHAGSPNTSLQIHVLSLTLGYFIFDLGWCLYFQTEGYLMLFHHMLSICGMIMVLGLGKSATEVNAVVFVSEITNPLLQTRWFLREMGCYHTFLGEVVDFLFVFLFLVLRIGGGALIMYVMVTSPDPNWLLKAGGLAMYFVSLGFTLEICRFVRRKMLKKKNCSWTSLRSVNAPV; translated from the exons aTGGTTTCCGTGGTGCTGGAGGTGGGGGCCAGccttgctgcctggctgctcctgtactgctgctgccgccgctggGGCAAGCGCCGGTCCTGCGAGTGGAGCTGCCGCCTGGTCACCCTGCTGCACGGGGTGATTGTCACCTGCCTCTCCGGTTACGTGGCTCTCCTGGACGGCCCCTGGCCTCTGACCCACGCCG GTTCGCCAAATACATCTCTCCAGATCCACGTGCTGTCCCTGACCTTGGGTTACTTTATCTTTGACCTGGGCTGGTGCCTATATTTCCAGACAGAGGGGTACCTCATGCTGTTCCATCACATGCTGAGCATCTGTGGCATGATCATGGTGCTGGGGCTCGGGAAGTCTGCTACAGAAGTCAACGCTGTTGTATTTGTTAGTGAGATCACCAACCCACTGCTCCAGACCCGCTGGTTTCTGCGGGAAATGGGCTGTTACCACACTTTCCTGGGAGAGGTGGTGGATTTCCTCTTTGTGTTCCTCTTCCTGGTGCTGCGGATCGGAGGAGGAGCTTTGATCATGTACGTGATGGTGACATCCCCTGATCCCAACTGGCTCCTCAAGGCTGGAGGCCTGGCCATGTACTTTGTATCTTTGGGGTTCACGCTTGAAATCTGCCGCTTTGtcaggagaaaaatgttgaaaaaaaaaaattgttcctgGACAAGCCTGAGGAGTGTGAATGCACCTGTGTGA